A region from the Achromobacter seleniivolatilans genome encodes:
- a CDS encoding SRPBCC family protein: MPHTVHVSAVIHAPLAQVWTMFRNFDGLASWHPGIAQSRLEADGRHDAVGSVRYLTLKPSGFVREQLLMLDDPNTALRYSIIETDLPMRDYIAGVSLRPITEGGHTLVEWWADFRVEGAELSDVAKAVGQGVFAAGLAALDEKLRSR; this comes from the coding sequence ATGCCGCACACCGTACATGTCAGCGCTGTCATTCACGCGCCGCTCGCGCAGGTCTGGACGATGTTCCGCAATTTTGACGGTCTGGCCAGTTGGCATCCGGGCATCGCTCAGAGCCGTCTGGAAGCCGATGGCCGGCATGACGCGGTGGGTAGCGTGCGGTATCTGACGCTTAAGCCTTCGGGATTCGTGCGCGAGCAATTGCTGATGCTGGACGATCCCAACACGGCGTTGCGGTATTCCATCATCGAGACCGATCTGCCGATGCGCGACTACATCGCCGGCGTCTCGTTGCGGCCCATTACCGAAGGCGGCCATACGCTCGTGGAGTGGTGGGCAGACTTCCGCGTGGAAGGCGCTGAGTTGAGCGATGTGGCCAAGGCGGTTGGCCAGGGCGTGTTTGCGGCGGGGCTTGCCGCGCTGGACGAGAAACTGCGGAGCCGCTGA
- a CDS encoding PepSY-associated TM helix domain-containing protein yields MDSQTTPRRRAYWLKTLHQWHWISSALCLLGMLLFAITGLTLNNASLIESKAVVNSHQAQLPEPVLKQLTVAAGQKKAPLPAPVAQWLDDALGASTAGKTAEWSADEVYLSLPRAGGDAWLSIDRSSGEVEYERTDRGWVSYLNDLHKGRHTGLAWSWFLDIFALACLVFSLTGLVLLKMHAGNRSATWPMVGLGIVIPVVLALLFIH; encoded by the coding sequence ATGGACAGTCAAACCACCCCTCGGCGGCGCGCCTATTGGCTTAAAACGCTGCACCAATGGCATTGGATCAGCTCGGCGCTTTGTTTGCTGGGAATGCTGCTTTTTGCCATTACCGGGTTGACGCTGAATAACGCCTCGCTCATAGAGTCCAAGGCGGTGGTGAATAGCCATCAGGCACAACTGCCGGAGCCCGTGCTGAAGCAGCTGACCGTAGCGGCCGGCCAGAAGAAGGCGCCCTTGCCTGCCCCTGTCGCCCAATGGCTGGACGATGCGCTGGGTGCCTCCACGGCGGGAAAAACTGCTGAATGGTCGGCTGACGAGGTCTATCTGTCGCTGCCACGCGCAGGCGGCGACGCCTGGCTGTCGATTGACCGGTCCAGCGGCGAAGTCGAATACGAACGTACCGACCGCGGTTGGGTCTCGTATCTGAATGATCTGCACAAGGGCCGACATACCGGCCTGGCCTGGAGCTGGTTCCTGGATATTTTCGCACTGGCCTGTCTGGTCTTTTCCCTGACCGGTCTTGTCCTGCTCAAGATGCACGCCGGCAACCGCAGCGCGACCTGGCCCATGGTGGGGCTGGGCATCGTGATCCCGGTTGTGCTGGCCCTGCTCTTCATTCACTGA
- the crcB gene encoding fluoride efflux transporter CrcB, giving the protein MSAYQTLIPLNFLAVGLGAILGAWARWLVSLWLNVESWPWGTFAVNLAGGYMVGLVLALVAAHPEWPAWVRLGAITGFMGGLTTFSTFSAETVAMLERGAYGSALSYAGLSLAGSLLLTGAGIATAHLLR; this is encoded by the coding sequence ATGTCCGCCTATCAAACCCTGATTCCCCTGAATTTTCTGGCCGTGGGCCTGGGCGCTATTTTGGGGGCCTGGGCCCGATGGCTTGTCAGTCTGTGGCTGAATGTCGAATCCTGGCCGTGGGGCACCTTCGCCGTGAATCTGGCGGGTGGTTATATGGTGGGGCTGGTGCTGGCGCTGGTGGCGGCCCATCCGGAATGGCCGGCCTGGGTCCGGCTGGGCGCGATCACCGGTTTCATGGGCGGGTTGACCACCTTTTCGACATTCTCGGCCGAGACCGTGGCGATGCTGGAACGCGGCGCCTACGGCAGCGCATTGAGCTACGCAGGTCTGAGTCTTGCGGGTTCTTTGCTGCTGACGGGCGCAGGCATCGCTACTGCCCATCTGTTGCGCTGA
- a CDS encoding FAD:protein FMN transferase, producing the protein MPAAQATLAALAGATMGTTWSARLALPAGRTEDAARQAIQSALDEVVAQMSTWEADSDITRYNQATAGWQILPSAFFHVLHHALALAEDSGGAYDPTVGPLVNAWGFGPHQRAFEPPSAGVIEAASARCGWQRVQLDTERQAAHQPGGVYLDLSSIAKGYGVDRAGMALDALGVTQYLVEVGGELRARGKRPDGQPWRVAIEVPDASDSHAMALPLEDRSIATSGDYRRHAGTGDARYAHTIDPRTGRPVRNNVASVSVLHPGCMQADALATVLTVLGETDGLVYARRHDLAALFILRDADAYRVIATPAFQALALSR; encoded by the coding sequence ATGCCAGCCGCGCAAGCAACGCTGGCGGCGCTTGCGGGCGCGACCATGGGCACCACGTGGTCGGCGCGATTGGCGCTGCCCGCCGGCCGCACGGAAGACGCGGCACGGCAGGCCATCCAGTCCGCGCTGGACGAAGTCGTCGCCCAGATGAGCACCTGGGAAGCGGACTCGGACATCACGCGCTACAACCAGGCAACCGCCGGCTGGCAGATCTTGCCCAGCGCGTTCTTCCATGTGCTGCACCATGCGCTGGCATTGGCAGAAGACAGCGGCGGCGCTTACGACCCCACCGTGGGGCCGCTGGTCAACGCCTGGGGATTCGGGCCGCATCAACGCGCTTTTGAACCCCCGTCTGCTGGCGTCATCGAAGCAGCAAGCGCCAGGTGCGGATGGCAACGCGTGCAGCTGGATACCGAACGGCAAGCCGCGCACCAGCCCGGCGGCGTTTATCTGGACCTGTCGTCCATCGCGAAAGGCTACGGCGTCGACCGCGCGGGAATGGCGTTGGATGCGCTGGGCGTGACGCAATATCTGGTGGAAGTCGGCGGCGAACTGCGCGCGCGCGGCAAGCGGCCTGATGGTCAGCCCTGGCGCGTGGCAATTGAAGTGCCCGACGCCAGCGACAGCCACGCCATGGCGCTGCCGCTTGAAGACCGCAGCATTGCGACCTCGGGTGATTACCGGCGCCATGCGGGCACAGGTGATGCGCGCTACGCCCACACCATCGATCCGCGCACCGGACGTCCCGTGCGCAACAACGTGGCATCTGTCAGCGTGTTGCATCCCGGTTGCATGCAGGCGGATGCGCTGGCTACGGTGCTGACGGTGCTGGGCGAGACCGATGGTCTGGTCTATGCCCGCCGCCACGATCTGGCCGCCCTGTTCATCCTGCGCGACGCTGACGCCTATCGCGTCATTGCCACCCCGGCGTTTCAGGCGCTGGCGCTTTCCCGTTGA
- a CDS encoding HdeD family acid-resistance protein, which translates to MIEPQVVDHIGRHWGWVALRGVVAILFGLMALFMPAITLSALVLVWGAFALVDGVLALIAGVRIRDKGKPLWALIVVGVLGVAAGIVTFLWPGLTALFLLYIIAIWALVAGLFQVIAAIRFRKEIRNEWLLALSGVVSILFGGMLIMQPGAGALALVWVIGIYAVFFGILLLVFSLRLKQHRLP; encoded by the coding sequence ATGATTGAGCCGCAAGTCGTGGATCACATTGGTCGTCATTGGGGTTGGGTCGCTTTGCGCGGCGTGGTTGCCATCCTGTTTGGATTGATGGCGCTGTTCATGCCGGCCATCACTCTGTCGGCGCTGGTACTGGTCTGGGGCGCATTTGCCCTGGTGGATGGCGTGCTGGCGCTGATTGCCGGCGTACGCATCCGGGATAAAGGCAAACCGCTGTGGGCGCTGATCGTCGTGGGCGTGCTGGGCGTGGCCGCGGGTATCGTTACCTTCCTGTGGCCGGGGCTGACTGCCTTGTTTCTGCTCTACATCATTGCCATCTGGGCGTTGGTGGCAGGGTTGTTCCAAGTCATTGCCGCCATACGGTTCCGCAAGGAAATCCGCAATGAATGGCTGCTGGCGCTGTCGGGCGTGGTGTCGATTCTGTTTGGCGGCATGCTCATCATGCAGCCCGGCGCGGGCGCATTGGCGCTGGTCTGGGTGATCGGCATCTACGCCGTGTTTTTCGGCATACTACTGCTGGTCTTTTCCCTACGGCTCAAACAGCACCGCCTGCCCTGA
- the hpnE gene encoding hydroxysqualene dehydroxylase HpnE, whose product MKAAVIGAGWAGLAASVALREAGAKVTVFEAGHTPGGRARRVFHGDFDAPLDNGQHLLSGAYKHTLALMRRVGRNPDALLMRRPLRLASLDGRFHLSAPRLPAPLHMAFAILRARGLSWSDRLASLRLMRGLKAMSWTPPREWTVLHLLHYHAQSDALIRQVWEPLCLAALNTPTATASAALFARVLRDSLTGNRENSDMLLPCTDLSALWPDAAARQVTMRYGSTVRQLHPSADGIDINQERFDAAVLAVPPAFAARLLETPLRDAGATGLLNALKAFDYLPIATLNLRLAEPWRLPEPMMMLREEAARGHVGQWLFDRAQLAGDAKAGELAVVASAATSIAERNRHQVIEALIDQVAEQAARHPARLPAMPEVSAAELFIEKRATFAAVPGLTRPLNSTPWPTLALAGDWTDTGYPGVLEGAVRSGLQAARVLNPRAD is encoded by the coding sequence GTGAAGGCGGCGGTTATTGGCGCAGGCTGGGCGGGGCTGGCCGCCAGCGTCGCACTGCGTGAAGCAGGCGCCAAAGTTACGGTATTTGAAGCGGGCCACACGCCAGGGGGCCGAGCGCGCCGCGTGTTCCATGGCGACTTCGATGCGCCGCTGGACAATGGCCAGCATCTGCTGTCGGGCGCCTACAAACATACGCTGGCGCTGATGCGCCGGGTGGGGCGCAACCCCGACGCGCTGCTGATGCGCAGGCCTTTGCGGCTGGCCAGCCTGGACGGCCGTTTTCATCTGTCTGCTCCGCGCTTGCCTGCGCCGCTGCACATGGCTTTCGCCATCCTGCGTGCACGCGGATTGTCATGGTCCGACAGGCTGGCTTCGTTGCGCCTGATGCGCGGCCTGAAAGCCATGTCGTGGACGCCGCCACGCGAATGGACCGTATTGCATCTGCTGCACTATCACGCTCAATCGGACGCGCTGATCCGTCAGGTCTGGGAGCCGCTGTGCCTGGCTGCATTGAACACGCCCACCGCAACCGCCAGCGCTGCGCTGTTCGCCCGCGTGTTGCGTGACAGCCTGACCGGCAACCGCGAAAACAGCGACATGCTGCTGCCCTGCACGGACCTGTCGGCGCTATGGCCGGACGCTGCGGCGCGTCAGGTCACCATGCGCTACGGCAGCACGGTGCGCCAGTTGCATCCGTCGGCGGACGGCATCGATATCAACCAGGAACGTTTTGATGCGGCAGTGCTGGCTGTGCCGCCCGCTTTTGCTGCGCGATTGCTGGAAACCCCGCTTCGAGACGCCGGCGCCACCGGTTTGTTGAATGCGCTAAAGGCATTCGACTACCTGCCGATCGCCACCTTAAACCTGCGGCTGGCGGAGCCCTGGCGTCTTCCCGAGCCCATGATGATGCTGCGCGAAGAGGCTGCCCGAGGTCACGTCGGCCAATGGCTGTTTGACCGCGCGCAGTTGGCCGGCGACGCCAAGGCGGGCGAACTGGCCGTGGTGGCCAGTGCCGCCACCAGCATTGCTGAACGCAATCGCCACCAGGTTATCGAGGCATTGATCGATCAGGTAGCAGAACAGGCCGCGCGCCATCCGGCCCGCCTGCCCGCCATGCCGGAAGTGTCTGCCGCCGAGCTGTTCATTGAAAAGCGCGCCACCTTCGCAGCCGTGCCCGGCCTGACCCGGCCGCTGAATTCCACACCGTGGCCGACCCTGGCCCTGGCCGGTGACTGGACCGACACGGGTTACCCCGGCGTGCTGGAAGGCGCGGTGCGTAGCGGCCTGCAAGCGGCGCGCGTGCTGAATCCGCGGGCTGATTGA
- a CDS encoding DUF2271 domain-containing protein has translation MRKLLLPALVAGLIARTANAADIGLSIEVPRLDVAEYHRPYVAVWIEKADQSVAADLAVWYDVAKKNNEGAEWLKDMRQWWRRSGRNQQFPVDGVSGATKPVGKHALSFDAASKPLATLKPGEYAVVVEAAREVGGRELVRIPFQWPPKKAEQLTASGEHELGAIALDLKP, from the coding sequence ATGCGTAAATTGTTGTTGCCGGCCCTGGTGGCCGGCCTGATCGCCCGAACGGCCAATGCGGCCGATATCGGCCTGTCCATTGAAGTACCGCGCCTGGATGTGGCCGAATACCACCGCCCTTATGTCGCGGTCTGGATCGAAAAAGCGGACCAGAGCGTGGCCGCCGATCTGGCCGTCTGGTACGACGTGGCCAAGAAAAACAACGAAGGCGCCGAATGGCTGAAAGACATGCGCCAATGGTGGCGCCGCAGCGGCCGTAATCAGCAGTTTCCGGTGGACGGCGTCAGCGGCGCTACCAAACCGGTCGGCAAGCACGCCCTGAGCTTTGACGCTGCCAGCAAGCCGCTGGCCACGCTCAAGCCTGGCGAGTATGCCGTCGTGGTCGAAGCCGCCCGCGAAGTGGGCGGCCGCGAACTGGTCCGCATTCCCTTCCAGTGGCCGCCGAAAAAGGCCGAGCAACTGACGGCGAGCGGCGAACACGAACTGGGCGCCATCGCCCTCGACCTGAAACCCTGA
- a CDS encoding sulfite reductase subunit alpha — protein MSLTRLIAAACVVGVWLLLCLWAWRRARRHDTQQALALQALNTPAADDTLLVAFATQTGYAESLAAQTADSLRAGGLTVRVAALDQLDLTRLAGYRRMLFIVSTYGEGDPPDAAASFAGQMQGPATGAPALAGAHYAVLALGDSEYAQYCGFGHRLNDWLHTQGAAPLFDLVDVDNGDPAALRHWQHHLGLLAGRSDLPDWQAPVYEPWRLAGRVCLNPDSLGGPCYLLTLTPPASGQSHWQAGDIAEIGPRQTRGGPLLAHREYSIASLPEDGAIQLLVRQMRSADGGLGVGSGWLTHIARLGDEIDLRVRTNRNFHAPDDGRPLILVGNGTGLAGLRALIKARRAQGPSRNWLIFGERNAAHDAFCHDDIAAWQEDGTLERVDAVYSRDQETRRYVQHLLREQADRVRSWVDAGAAIYVCGSLQGMAGGVDAALQDILGDVRLQSLQHSGRYRRDVY, from the coding sequence ATGAGTCTGACCCGATTGATCGCGGCGGCGTGCGTGGTGGGCGTCTGGCTGCTGCTGTGCCTGTGGGCATGGCGCCGCGCCCGACGGCATGACACGCAGCAGGCGCTGGCGCTGCAAGCCTTGAACACCCCTGCGGCCGACGACACGCTATTGGTCGCCTTTGCAACCCAGACGGGGTATGCAGAATCCCTGGCCGCGCAAACGGCGGATTCCCTGCGCGCGGGAGGCCTGACAGTGCGAGTCGCCGCGCTGGATCAGCTGGACCTGACGCGCCTGGCCGGTTACCGCCGCATGCTGTTCATCGTCAGCACCTATGGCGAAGGTGATCCGCCCGACGCCGCCGCGTCTTTTGCCGGTCAGATGCAGGGGCCAGCCACCGGCGCCCCGGCACTGGCAGGCGCACATTACGCCGTACTGGCGCTGGGCGACAGCGAGTACGCCCAGTATTGCGGCTTTGGCCATCGGCTCAATGATTGGCTGCATACCCAAGGCGCTGCGCCGCTGTTCGATCTGGTCGACGTCGACAATGGCGACCCTGCCGCGCTGCGCCATTGGCAGCATCACCTGGGTCTGCTGGCCGGCCGCAGCGACCTGCCCGATTGGCAAGCGCCCGTCTACGAACCGTGGCGCCTGGCTGGCCGCGTATGCCTGAACCCGGACAGCCTGGGCGGCCCATGCTATCTGTTGACCCTGACGCCGCCCGCATCGGGCCAGTCCCACTGGCAGGCCGGCGATATCGCCGAAATAGGTCCCCGGCAAACACGCGGCGGACCACTGCTGGCACACCGCGAGTACTCCATTGCCTCTCTGCCAGAAGACGGCGCAATTCAGTTGCTGGTGCGGCAGATGCGCAGCGCTGACGGCGGATTGGGCGTGGGCAGCGGCTGGCTGACGCATATCGCCCGGCTGGGCGATGAGATAGATCTGCGTGTACGCACCAATCGCAATTTCCATGCGCCGGACGATGGCCGCCCGTTGATTCTGGTGGGCAACGGTACAGGCCTGGCCGGCCTGCGAGCGTTGATCAAGGCTCGCCGCGCGCAAGGCCCATCACGCAACTGGCTGATCTTTGGCGAACGCAATGCGGCGCATGACGCGTTCTGTCATGACGATATCGCCGCGTGGCAAGAAGACGGCACGCTGGAACGCGTGGACGCCGTCTATTCACGCGACCAAGAGACGCGGCGCTATGTGCAGCATCTGCTGCGGGAACAGGCTGACCGCGTGCGATCCTGGGTAGACGCCGGCGCCGCCATCTATGTCTGCGGCAGCCTGCAAGGCATGGCGGGCGGCGTCGACGCCGCCCTGCAGGACATTCTGGGCGACGTGCGCCTGCAGTCGCTGCAACACAGCGGCCGTTACCGGCGCGACGTGTACTAA
- a CDS encoding DUF4198 domain-containing protein: MKSAIKLAAALALSLPFASQAHDVWIVPSSTVLSGTDSWITVDAAVGNDKFYFNHAPLRLDGLTVVAPDGTAAEAENLNRGKLRSTFDLQLKQSGTYRVAVVNDGVFARWKEDGKNKRYFGKVEGMAQAVPAKAEELEVSQSLGRVETFVTAGKPTAVKPVGRGLELAPVTHPNDLFTDESATFQMLLDGKPAADLKINVVPGGSRYRDKVGEIELKTDKDGKFSVKWPQPGLFWIEAGMEDDKVSVPQAKKRRLSYAGTVEVLQP, from the coding sequence ATGAAATCCGCCATCAAACTGGCCGCCGCCCTGGCGTTGAGCCTGCCCTTTGCCTCCCAGGCTCACGACGTCTGGATCGTCCCGTCGTCGACCGTGCTGTCTGGCACGGATAGCTGGATCACCGTCGACGCCGCCGTCGGCAATGACAAGTTCTACTTCAACCATGCGCCGTTGCGCCTGGACGGCCTGACGGTCGTAGCTCCCGATGGCACTGCCGCCGAAGCCGAAAACCTGAATCGCGGAAAGCTGCGCAGCACGTTTGACCTGCAACTCAAGCAAAGCGGGACCTACCGCGTGGCTGTCGTCAACGACGGCGTGTTTGCGCGCTGGAAAGAAGACGGCAAGAACAAGCGTTACTTCGGCAAGGTTGAAGGCATGGCCCAGGCCGTGCCTGCCAAGGCGGAAGAGCTTGAGGTCTCGCAAAGCCTGGGCCGCGTCGAAACCTTTGTGACCGCGGGCAAGCCCACGGCCGTGAAGCCGGTGGGACGCGGCCTGGAACTGGCGCCCGTCACGCACCCCAACGATTTGTTCACGGACGAATCCGCCACTTTCCAGATGCTGCTGGACGGCAAGCCCGCCGCTGATCTGAAGATCAATGTCGTGCCCGGCGGCAGCCGTTATCGCGACAAGGTCGGCGAGATCGAACTGAAGACAGATAAAGACGGCAAATTCTCGGTGAAGTGGCCGCAGCCCGGCTTGTTCTGGATCGAAGCTGGCATGGAAGACGACAAGGTCAGCGTGCCGCAAGCCAAGAAGCGCCGCTTGTCGTACGCCGGCACCGTTGAAGTGCTGCAACCCTAA
- a CDS encoding N-acyl-D-amino-acid deacylase family protein has translation MRQDKLDLIIEGGWVIDGLGGARRRADVGVAGDRVAAIGDLADAEAVRRVDARGKIVAPGFIDVHGHDDLMFVEKPGLEWKTSQGITTVVVGNCGVSGAPAPLPGNTAAALALLGETPLFADMQAYFDELRAQQPMINVAALVGHANLRLAVMADPTLTPTADEQQAMQRMLADALEAGAVGFSTGLAYQPGGAAQQAELEGLAQVAAAHGALHTSHIRNEGDEVEAAVDEVLSVGRNSGCATVLSHHKCMMPRNWGKSRATLANIDRARAQGVEVALDIYPYPGSSTILIPERAEIIDDIRITWSTPHPECSGEYLSDIAARWGCDKTTAAQRLCPAGAIYFAMDEAEVRRIFQHECCMVGSDGLPNDAHPHPRLWGSFTRVLGRYVREAELLTLEAAVAKMTSLPARVFGLAGRGQLSVGAWADIVVFDADTVADRATWEAPTLASTGIEQVLVNGRQVFPPQADGGRPGQILHRTPQGGKAPASQAAARTLATPEAPDSIQ, from the coding sequence ATGCGGCAGGACAAACTGGATCTGATCATTGAAGGCGGCTGGGTCATCGACGGGCTGGGCGGCGCCAGAAGGCGCGCCGATGTGGGCGTGGCCGGAGACCGAGTGGCGGCCATCGGCGATCTGGCAGACGCAGAGGCAGTGCGCCGCGTGGATGCGCGCGGCAAGATTGTTGCGCCGGGATTTATCGACGTGCATGGTCATGATGACCTGATGTTTGTTGAAAAACCCGGTCTGGAATGGAAGACCAGCCAGGGCATCACGACCGTCGTAGTGGGAAATTGCGGCGTCAGCGGCGCTCCCGCGCCTTTGCCTGGCAACACTGCGGCGGCGCTGGCCTTGTTGGGCGAGACTCCGCTGTTTGCCGATATGCAGGCCTATTTTGACGAACTGCGCGCACAGCAGCCGATGATCAATGTGGCGGCGCTGGTGGGCCATGCCAATCTGCGCCTGGCCGTCATGGCCGATCCGACCCTGACGCCGACCGCAGACGAGCAGCAGGCTATGCAACGCATGCTGGCCGATGCGTTGGAAGCGGGGGCGGTGGGCTTTAGCACCGGGCTGGCGTATCAGCCGGGCGGTGCGGCGCAACAGGCTGAACTTGAGGGTCTGGCTCAGGTGGCGGCGGCGCACGGCGCTCTGCATACCAGCCACATCCGCAACGAAGGCGACGAGGTCGAAGCGGCCGTGGACGAAGTCCTTTCCGTTGGACGCAACAGCGGTTGCGCCACGGTGCTGTCGCATCACAAATGCATGATGCCGCGCAACTGGGGTAAGAGCCGCGCAACGCTGGCCAATATCGACCGGGCGCGGGCCCAGGGCGTGGAGGTCGCGCTGGACATCTATCCGTACCCGGGCAGTTCCACCATCCTGATCCCGGAACGCGCCGAAATCATCGACGACATCCGCATTACGTGGTCGACGCCGCATCCGGAATGCAGTGGCGAATATCTGAGCGATATCGCCGCGCGCTGGGGCTGCGATAAAACGACTGCGGCGCAGCGCTTATGTCCGGCAGGCGCTATCTACTTTGCGATGGACGAAGCCGAAGTCCGGCGCATCTTTCAGCATGAGTGCTGCATGGTGGGGTCGGACGGTCTGCCCAACGACGCGCATCCGCATCCCCGCCTGTGGGGCAGCTTTACGCGGGTGCTGGGCCGCTATGTGCGCGAGGCCGAGTTGCTGACGCTGGAAGCGGCGGTGGCCAAAATGACGTCTTTGCCCGCGCGCGTATTCGGGCTGGCGGGGCGTGGACAACTCAGCGTTGGGGCATGGGCGGACATCGTGGTGTTTGATGCGGATACGGTCGCAGATCGCGCCACTTGGGAAGCGCCCACGTTGGCGTCAACCGGCATCGAGCAGGTGCTGGTCAATGGGCGGCAGGTGTTCCCGCCCCAGGCAGACGGGGGCCGGCCTGGCCAGATTCTGCACCGGACGCCGCAGGGCGGCAAAGCACCGGCGTCTCAAGCTGCGGCTCGCACCTTGGCAACGCCTGAAGCGCCGGATTCAATTCAATAA
- a CDS encoding tripartite tricarboxylate transporter substrate binding protein BugE codes for MIRKTCAALALAAALPAAHAAFPDHPITLIVPFPAGGPTDIVGRVAAAKAGEILGQQIVVENRTGASGTIGMAATARAKPDGYTVGLATVSTHGTAPHLFPNLAYDPVKDFTPISNLVTSPNILSVNPKFPAQTLADFVAHVRANPNKDGYANAGAGGVNDLGMIWFLQIVGGKMNSISYRGSAPALTDTVGGVVPVIFDNFPSSLPYLKSKHLHALAITGTARNPRLPDVPTFAEQGYKDYDVTAWYGVVGPAGMPADVRDKLAKAFAEAVRDPATAAKMEETGAFPLGNTPAEFGEQIRTERDRWKTVIDAAQIKLQ; via the coding sequence ATGATCAGAAAAACTTGTGCCGCCTTGGCGCTGGCGGCAGCGCTGCCCGCTGCTCACGCCGCTTTTCCCGACCATCCCATCACCTTGATCGTGCCGTTCCCGGCTGGCGGGCCGACGGATATCGTCGGCCGTGTGGCCGCGGCGAAAGCAGGAGAGATCCTGGGCCAGCAGATCGTGGTGGAAAACCGTACCGGCGCGTCGGGCACCATCGGCATGGCAGCTACGGCGCGTGCCAAGCCTGACGGCTATACGGTGGGCCTGGCCACGGTCAGCACGCATGGCACGGCGCCGCATCTGTTCCCCAATCTGGCCTACGACCCGGTCAAGGACTTCACGCCTATCAGCAACCTGGTCACCAGCCCCAATATTCTGAGCGTCAATCCGAAGTTCCCGGCTCAGACGCTGGCCGATTTCGTGGCGCATGTGCGCGCGAACCCGAACAAAGACGGCTATGCCAATGCCGGCGCAGGCGGTGTGAATGATCTGGGCATGATCTGGTTCTTGCAGATCGTAGGCGGCAAGATGAACAGCATCTCGTATCGCGGCTCGGCGCCCGCGTTGACCGATACCGTGGGCGGCGTGGTGCCGGTGATTTTCGACAACTTCCCCTCGTCGTTGCCGTACTTGAAGAGCAAGCATCTGCATGCGTTGGCAATTACGGGCACGGCGCGCAATCCGCGTTTGCCGGACGTGCCTACGTTTGCCGAGCAAGGTTATAAGGACTACGACGTCACGGCCTGGTACGGCGTGGTGGGCCCGGCCGGTATGCCGGCAGACGTGCGCGACAAGCTTGCCAAGGCGTTTGCAGAGGCTGTGCGGGACCCGGCCACGGCGGCCAAGATGGAAGAAACCGGGGCGTTTCCGTTGGGCAACACGCCTGCGGAATTTGGCGAGCAGATCCGCACCGAGCGCGACCGCTGGAAGACAGTGATCGATGCGGCGCAGATTAAATTGCAATAA
- a CDS encoding LysR family transcriptional regulator, producing MNRLPKHVTLKHLTAFVAVAQESSFTHAAKRLFQTQSSVTSLVRQLEDALTTQLFARTSRRVLLTAAGEEFLPRVMRLLADFDGVIEDVVRFGALERGRVGVAAAPSAITHIIAPAATAFAAQYPAVRLYLSDDNSGSIQRKVAAREVDFGLTSRWADAPGLRFDPLLEDRFGVLYRSDDDSLRPARDGTMRWSDLAQRKLVGVVDETGIMALLRGRADLPIEAGAPFYEASSTTSQAALVKAGLGVALLPALAAGRVMEPGLSYALLSRPTVVRTVCIIRHKEHPLSPAAQALIRALHDFLRIAVLPAGCKRVPASAKTLKD from the coding sequence ATGAATCGCCTGCCCAAGCACGTCACCCTCAAGCACCTGACCGCCTTTGTGGCGGTGGCGCAGGAATCCAGCTTCACCCATGCGGCCAAGCGCCTGTTTCAGACGCAGTCGTCGGTCACCAGCCTGGTGCGCCAACTGGAAGACGCGCTGACCACTCAGTTGTTTGCACGTACCAGCCGGCGTGTGCTGCTGACTGCGGCGGGCGAAGAATTCCTGCCCCGTGTGATGCGGCTGCTGGCTGATTTTGACGGGGTGATCGAAGACGTGGTGCGCTTTGGCGCACTGGAACGCGGCCGCGTGGGAGTGGCAGCGGCGCCATCCGCCATCACGCACATCATCGCCCCTGCCGCGACTGCTTTTGCGGCGCAGTACCCAGCTGTGCGGCTGTATCTTAGCGATGACAACTCTGGCAGCATCCAACGCAAGGTTGCCGCGCGGGAAGTGGATTTCGGCCTGACCAGCCGCTGGGCCGATGCCCCCGGATTGCGCTTTGACCCTTTGCTGGAAGATCGCTTTGGCGTGCTGTACCGCAGCGACGATGACAGCCTGCGTCCCGCCCGCGACGGCACCATGCGCTGGTCCGATCTCGCCCAGCGCAAGCTGGTGGGCGTGGTGGACGAAACAGGAATCATGGCGTTGCTGCGCGGCCGGGCGGACCTGCCTATCGAGGCGGGCGCGCCCTTTTACGAGGCGTCCAGCACCACATCGCAGGCTGCGTTGGTGAAGGCGGGCCTGGGGGTTGCGCTGCTGCCAGCGCTGGCAGCCGGACGCGTCATGGAGCCAGGGCTGTCTTATGCGTTGCTATCGAGGCCAACCGTCGTACGAACTGTTTGCATCATCCGGCACAAGGAGCATCCCTTGAGTCCGGCAGCGCAGGCGCTGATTCGCGCCCTGCACGATTTTCTGCGCATCGCGGTCTTGCCTGCCGGGTGCAAACGCGTGCCAGCCAGTGCCAAAACGCTGAAAGACTAG